From one Anopheles cruzii chromosome 3, idAnoCruzAS_RS32_06, whole genome shotgun sequence genomic stretch:
- the LOC128272044 gene encoding V-type proton ATPase 116 kDa subunit a 1 isoform X2: MGSLFRSEEMSLCQLFLQSEAAYACVSELGELGLVQFRDLNPDVNAFQRKFVNEVRRCDEMERKLRYLEKEIKKDGIPMLDTGESPEAPQPREMIDLEATFEKLENELREVNQNAEALKRNYLELTELKHILRKTQVFFDEQEGGMHTTESMTRALITDESRTGKAMGPVQLGFLEKSQDTEEYLPCFVAGVILRERLPAFERMLWRACRGNVFLRQAMIEDPLEDPANGDKVYKSVFIIFFQGDQLKTRVKKICEGFRATLYPCPEAPTDRREMAMGVMTRIEDLHTVLGQTQDHRHRVLVAAAKNLKNWFVKVRKIKAIYHTLNLFNLDVTQKCLIAECWVPLLDFETIQIALRRGTERSGSSVPPILNRMETFEDPPTYNRTNKFTHAFQALINAYGVASYREMNPAPYTIITFPFLFAVMFGDLGHGAIMALFGLWMVLKEKPLAAKKSDNEIWNIFFGGRYIIFLMGAFSMYTGFVYNDIFSKSLNVFGSSWSINYNTSTVMSNKALQLDPRGADYAQTPYPIGLDPVWQVAPLNKIIFQNAYKMKISIIFGVIHMLFGVFVGLFNHRYFKNKMAIYCEFIPQVIFLVFLFFYMTLLMFTKWVKYSANYEDVRFSAGCAPSILITFINMVLFKAPDESEGDCSPFMFAGQQGLQKFLVVIALLCVPWMLLAKPILIMRGRKEAAHQPIAPYSNENGDTEAGGLNQANNSTVAQGGQPQPQQGGGAGHGHDNEEMSEIFIHQGIHTIEYVLGSVSHTASYLRLWALSLAHAQLAEVLWNMVLQNGLKQDGWIGGVALWAVFAFWGVLTVGILVLMEGLSAFLHTLRLHWVEFQSKFYAGLGYAFQPFSFEVILESSSSSTED; encoded by the exons ATGGGTTCACTTTTCCGCAGCGAGGAGATGTCCCTCTGCCAGCTCTTCCTCCAGAGCGAAGCAGCGTACGCCTGTGTGTCCGAGTTGGGAGAGCTCGGTCTGGTGCAGTTCCGTGAC CTCAATCCCGACGTGAATGCGTTTCAACGCAAGTTTGTCAATGAGGTGCGCCGCTGTGACGAGATGGAACGCAAGTTGCGCTATCTCgagaaagaaatcaaaaaggATGGCATCCCGATGCTGGATACCGGTGAAAGTCCCGAAGCGCCCCAGCCCCGCGAGATGATCGATCTGGAGGCGACCTTCGAGAAGCTGGAAAATGAGTTGCGTGAGGTGAACCAAAACGCGGAAGCCCTCAAGCGAAACTATCTGGAGCTTACCGAGCTGAAGCACATCCTGCGTAAGACTCAAGTCTTTTTTGACGAG CAAGAGGGTGGCATGCATACCACCGAATCGATGACCCGGGCGTTGATAACCGACGAATCACGCACTGGCAAGGCAATGGGTCCTGTTCAGCTTGG TTTTCTGGAAAAATCACAAGACACAGAAGAGTACCTTCCATG TTTTGTGGCCGGTGTAATCCTTCGCGAACGGCTGCCGGCGTTCGAGCGGATGCTTTGGCGTGCCTGCCGCGGTAACGTGTTTCTGCGCCAGGCCATGATCGAGGACCCGCTCGAGGATCCGGCCAAC GGTGACAAGGTGTACAAGTCGGTGTTTATCATCTTCTTCCAAGGCGACCAGCTGAAGACGCGGGTGAAGAAAATTTGCGAGGGCTTCCGTGCCACGCTGTACCCGTGCCCGGAAgcgccgaccgatcggcgcgAGATGGCGATGGGCGTAATGACGCGCATCGAGGACCTGCACACGGTGCTCGGCCAAACGCAGGACCATCGCCaccgggtgctggtggcggcggccaagaaCCTAAAGAACTGGTTCGTGAAGGTGCGCAAAATAAAGGCCATCTACCACACGCTCAATCTGTTCAATCTGGACGTGACGCAAAAGTGTCTGATCGCCGAGTGCTGGGTGCCGCTGCTCGACTTCGAGACGATTCAGATCGCGCTGCGCCGCGGTACCGAGCGGTCCGGGTCGTCCGTGCCGCCCATCCTGAACCGCATGGAAACGTTCGAGGACCCGCCGACGTACAATCGGACGAACAAGTTCACGCACGCGTTTCAGGCGCTGATCAATGCGTACGGGGTGGCCAGCTACCGGGAGATGAATCCGGCCCCGTACACCATCATCacgtttccgtttctgttcGCGGTCATGTTCGGCGACCTGGGCCACGGTGCCATCATGGCCCTGTTCGGCCTGTGGATGGTGCTGAAGGAGAAACCGCTGGCGGCCAAAAAGTCCGACAACGAAATCTGGAACATCTTCTTCGGCGGCCGGTACATCATCTTTCTGATGGGCGCATTTTCGATGTACACCGGGTTCGTGTACAATGACATCTTCTCGAAGTCGCTCAATGTGTTCGGTTCGTCGTGGAGCATCAACTACAACACGTCGACCGTGATGAGCAACAAGGCGCTACAGCTCGACCCGCGGGGAGCCGACTACGCACAGACGCCGTACCCGATCGGGCTGGACCCGGTGTGGCAGGTGGCGCCGCTGAACAAGATCATCTTCCAGAACGCGTACAAGATGAAGATTTCGATCATCTTCGGCGTGATCCACATGCTGTTCGGGGTGTTTGTGGGACTGTTCAACCACCGGTACTTCAAGAACAAGATGGCCATCTACTGCGAGTTCATTCCGCAGGTGATCTTTCTGGTGTTTCTGTTCTTCTACATGACCCTGCTGATGTTCACCAAGTGGGTCAAGTACTCGGCCAACTACGAGGACGTACGCTTCTCGGCCGGCTGCGCCCCCTCCATTCTGATCACGTTCATCAACATGGTGTTGTTCAAGGCACCGGACGAAAGCGAAGGCGACTGCTCGCCGTTTATGTTTGCCGGCCAGCAGGGTTTGCAAAAGTTCCTCGTCGTCATTGCGCTGCTCTGCGTGCCGTGGATGCTGCTCGCCAAGCCGATACTGATCATGCGTGGCCGTAAGGAAGCTGCC CATCAACCGATTGCACCGTACAGTAACGAGAACGGTGACACGGAGGCAGGCGGATTGAACCAGGCGAACAATTCCACCGTGGCGCAAGGTgggcaaccgcaaccgcaacaggGAGGCGGCGCCGGCCACGGACACGACAACGAGGAGATGTCCGAAATCTTTATCCACCAGGGTATCCACACGATCGAGTACGTGCTGGGATCGGTGTCCCATACCGCGTCCTATTTGCGCCTGTGGGCTCTTTCGCTGGCCCATGCCC AGCTGGCCGAAGTGCTGTGGAACATGGTGCTGCAGAATGGGCTGAAGCAGGACGGTTGGATCGGTGGCGTTGCGCTGTGGGCCGTGTTCGCTTTCTGGGGCGTGCTGACCGTCGGAATCTTGGTGCTGATGGAGGGTCTTTCGGCTTTCCTGCACACTCTGCGTTTGCACTG GGTCGAATTCCAGAGCAAGTTCTACGCCGGGTTGGGCTACGCGTTCCAACCGTTCTCGTTCGAGGTCATCCTCGagtccagctccagctcgaCCGAAGACTAA
- the LOC128272044 gene encoding V-type proton ATPase 116 kDa subunit a 1 isoform X3, with product MGSLFRSEEMSLCQLFLQSEAAYACVSELGELGLVQFRDLNPDVNAFQRKFVNEVRRCDEMERKLRYLEKEIKKDGIPMLDTGESPEAPQPREMIDLEATFEKLENELREVNQNAEALKRNYLELTELKHILRKTQVFFDEAMYTEKVPNKTRTRYQQMADSHREEEQVNLLGEEGIRAGGAGAQGQNLKLGFVAGVILRERLPAFERMLWRACRGNVFLRQAMIEDPLEDPANGDKVYKSVFIIFFQGDQLKTRVKKICEGFRATLYPCPEAPTDRREMAMGVMTRIEDLHTVLGQTQDHRHRVLVAAAKNLKNWFVKVRKIKAIYHTLNLFNLDVTQKCLIAECWVPLLDFETIQIALRRGTERSGSSVPPILNRMETFEDPPTYNRTNKFTHAFQALINAYGVASYREMNPAPYTIITFPFLFAVMFGDLGHGAIMALFGLWMVLKEKPLAAKKSDNEIWNIFFGGRYIIFLMGAFSMYTGFVYNDIFSKSLNVFGSSWSINYNTSTVMSNKALQLDPRGADYAQTPYPIGLDPVWQVAPLNKIIFQNAYKMKISIIFGVIHMLFGVFVGLFNHRYFKNKMAIYCEFIPQVIFLVFLFFYMTLLMFTKWVKYSANYEDVRFSAGCAPSILITFINMVLFKAPDESEGDCSPFMFAGQQGLQKFLVVIALLCVPWMLLAKPILIMRGRKEAHQPIAPYSNENGDTEAGGLNQANNSTVAQGGQPQPQQGGGAGHGHDNEEMSEIFIHQGIHTIEYVLGSVSHTASYLRLWALSLAHAQLAEVLWNMVLQNGLKQDGWIGGVALWAVFAFWGVLTVGILVLMEGLSAFLHTLRLHWVEFQSKFYAGLGYAFQPFSFEVILESSSSSTED from the exons ATGGGTTCACTTTTCCGCAGCGAGGAGATGTCCCTCTGCCAGCTCTTCCTCCAGAGCGAAGCAGCGTACGCCTGTGTGTCCGAGTTGGGAGAGCTCGGTCTGGTGCAGTTCCGTGAC CTCAATCCCGACGTGAATGCGTTTCAACGCAAGTTTGTCAATGAGGTGCGCCGCTGTGACGAGATGGAACGCAAGTTGCGCTATCTCgagaaagaaatcaaaaaggATGGCATCCCGATGCTGGATACCGGTGAAAGTCCCGAAGCGCCCCAGCCCCGCGAGATGATCGATCTGGAGGCGACCTTCGAGAAGCTGGAAAATGAGTTGCGTGAGGTGAACCAAAACGCGGAAGCCCTCAAGCGAAACTATCTGGAGCTTACCGAGCTGAAGCACATCCTGCGTAAGACTCAAGTCTTTTTTGACGAG GCAATGTATACCGAAAAAGTACCTAATAAGACAAGAACCCGCTATCAACAGATGGCGGATTCGCACAGGGAAGAGGAGCAGGTTAACCTTCTGGGTGAGGAGGGCATTCgagctggtggtgccggggcACAGGGACAGAATCTAAAACTAGG TTTTGTGGCCGGTGTAATCCTTCGCGAACGGCTGCCGGCGTTCGAGCGGATGCTTTGGCGTGCCTGCCGCGGTAACGTGTTTCTGCGCCAGGCCATGATCGAGGACCCGCTCGAGGATCCGGCCAAC GGTGACAAGGTGTACAAGTCGGTGTTTATCATCTTCTTCCAAGGCGACCAGCTGAAGACGCGGGTGAAGAAAATTTGCGAGGGCTTCCGTGCCACGCTGTACCCGTGCCCGGAAgcgccgaccgatcggcgcgAGATGGCGATGGGCGTAATGACGCGCATCGAGGACCTGCACACGGTGCTCGGCCAAACGCAGGACCATCGCCaccgggtgctggtggcggcggccaagaaCCTAAAGAACTGGTTCGTGAAGGTGCGCAAAATAAAGGCCATCTACCACACGCTCAATCTGTTCAATCTGGACGTGACGCAAAAGTGTCTGATCGCCGAGTGCTGGGTGCCGCTGCTCGACTTCGAGACGATTCAGATCGCGCTGCGCCGCGGTACCGAGCGGTCCGGGTCGTCCGTGCCGCCCATCCTGAACCGCATGGAAACGTTCGAGGACCCGCCGACGTACAATCGGACGAACAAGTTCACGCACGCGTTTCAGGCGCTGATCAATGCGTACGGGGTGGCCAGCTACCGGGAGATGAATCCGGCCCCGTACACCATCATCacgtttccgtttctgttcGCGGTCATGTTCGGCGACCTGGGCCACGGTGCCATCATGGCCCTGTTCGGCCTGTGGATGGTGCTGAAGGAGAAACCGCTGGCGGCCAAAAAGTCCGACAACGAAATCTGGAACATCTTCTTCGGCGGCCGGTACATCATCTTTCTGATGGGCGCATTTTCGATGTACACCGGGTTCGTGTACAATGACATCTTCTCGAAGTCGCTCAATGTGTTCGGTTCGTCGTGGAGCATCAACTACAACACGTCGACCGTGATGAGCAACAAGGCGCTACAGCTCGACCCGCGGGGAGCCGACTACGCACAGACGCCGTACCCGATCGGGCTGGACCCGGTGTGGCAGGTGGCGCCGCTGAACAAGATCATCTTCCAGAACGCGTACAAGATGAAGATTTCGATCATCTTCGGCGTGATCCACATGCTGTTCGGGGTGTTTGTGGGACTGTTCAACCACCGGTACTTCAAGAACAAGATGGCCATCTACTGCGAGTTCATTCCGCAGGTGATCTTTCTGGTGTTTCTGTTCTTCTACATGACCCTGCTGATGTTCACCAAGTGGGTCAAGTACTCGGCCAACTACGAGGACGTACGCTTCTCGGCCGGCTGCGCCCCCTCCATTCTGATCACGTTCATCAACATGGTGTTGTTCAAGGCACCGGACGAAAGCGAAGGCGACTGCTCGCCGTTTATGTTTGCCGGCCAGCAGGGTTTGCAAAAGTTCCTCGTCGTCATTGCGCTGCTCTGCGTGCCGTGGATGCTGCTCGCCAAGCCGATACTGATCATGCGTGGCCGTAAGGAAGCT CATCAACCGATTGCACCGTACAGTAACGAGAACGGTGACACGGAGGCAGGCGGATTGAACCAGGCGAACAATTCCACCGTGGCGCAAGGTgggcaaccgcaaccgcaacaggGAGGCGGCGCCGGCCACGGACACGACAACGAGGAGATGTCCGAAATCTTTATCCACCAGGGTATCCACACGATCGAGTACGTGCTGGGATCGGTGTCCCATACCGCGTCCTATTTGCGCCTGTGGGCTCTTTCGCTGGCCCATGCCC AGCTGGCCGAAGTGCTGTGGAACATGGTGCTGCAGAATGGGCTGAAGCAGGACGGTTGGATCGGTGGCGTTGCGCTGTGGGCCGTGTTCGCTTTCTGGGGCGTGCTGACCGTCGGAATCTTGGTGCTGATGGAGGGTCTTTCGGCTTTCCTGCACACTCTGCGTTTGCACTG GGTCGAATTCCAGAGCAAGTTCTACGCCGGGTTGGGCTACGCGTTCCAACCGTTCTCGTTCGAGGTCATCCTCGagtccagctccagctcgaCCGAAGACTAA
- the LOC128272044 gene encoding V-type proton ATPase 116 kDa subunit a 1 isoform X1, protein MGSLFRSEEMSLCQLFLQSEAAYACVSELGELGLVQFRDLNPDVNAFQRKFVNEVRRCDEMERKLRYLEKEIKKDGIPMLDTGESPEAPQPREMIDLEATFEKLENELREVNQNAEALKRNYLELTELKHILRKTQVFFDEAMYTEKVPNKTRTRYQQMADSHREEEQVNLLGEEGIRAGGAGAQGQNLKLGFVAGVILRERLPAFERMLWRACRGNVFLRQAMIEDPLEDPANGDKVYKSVFIIFFQGDQLKTRVKKICEGFRATLYPCPEAPTDRREMAMGVMTRIEDLHTVLGQTQDHRHRVLVAAAKNLKNWFVKVRKIKAIYHTLNLFNLDVTQKCLIAECWVPLLDFETIQIALRRGTERSGSSVPPILNRMETFEDPPTYNRTNKFTHAFQALINAYGVASYREMNPAPYTIITFPFLFAVMFGDLGHGAIMALFGLWMVLKEKPLAAKKSDNEIWNIFFGGRYIIFLMGAFSMYTGFVYNDIFSKSLNVFGSSWSINYNTSTVMSNKALQLDPRGADYAQTPYPIGLDPVWQVAPLNKIIFQNAYKMKISIIFGVIHMLFGVFVGLFNHRYFKNKMAIYCEFIPQVIFLVFLFFYMTLLMFTKWVKYSANYEDVRFSAGCAPSILITFINMVLFKAPDESEGDCSPFMFAGQQGLQKFLVVIALLCVPWMLLAKPILIMRGRKEAAHQPIAPYSNENGDTEAGGLNQANNSTVAQGGQPQPQQGGGAGHGHDNEEMSEIFIHQGIHTIEYVLGSVSHTASYLRLWALSLAHAQLAEVLWNMVLQNGLKQDGWIGGVALWAVFAFWGVLTVGILVLMEGLSAFLHTLRLHWVEFQSKFYAGLGYAFQPFSFEVILESSSSSTED, encoded by the exons ATGGGTTCACTTTTCCGCAGCGAGGAGATGTCCCTCTGCCAGCTCTTCCTCCAGAGCGAAGCAGCGTACGCCTGTGTGTCCGAGTTGGGAGAGCTCGGTCTGGTGCAGTTCCGTGAC CTCAATCCCGACGTGAATGCGTTTCAACGCAAGTTTGTCAATGAGGTGCGCCGCTGTGACGAGATGGAACGCAAGTTGCGCTATCTCgagaaagaaatcaaaaaggATGGCATCCCGATGCTGGATACCGGTGAAAGTCCCGAAGCGCCCCAGCCCCGCGAGATGATCGATCTGGAGGCGACCTTCGAGAAGCTGGAAAATGAGTTGCGTGAGGTGAACCAAAACGCGGAAGCCCTCAAGCGAAACTATCTGGAGCTTACCGAGCTGAAGCACATCCTGCGTAAGACTCAAGTCTTTTTTGACGAG GCAATGTATACCGAAAAAGTACCTAATAAGACAAGAACCCGCTATCAACAGATGGCGGATTCGCACAGGGAAGAGGAGCAGGTTAACCTTCTGGGTGAGGAGGGCATTCgagctggtggtgccggggcACAGGGACAGAATCTAAAACTAGG TTTTGTGGCCGGTGTAATCCTTCGCGAACGGCTGCCGGCGTTCGAGCGGATGCTTTGGCGTGCCTGCCGCGGTAACGTGTTTCTGCGCCAGGCCATGATCGAGGACCCGCTCGAGGATCCGGCCAAC GGTGACAAGGTGTACAAGTCGGTGTTTATCATCTTCTTCCAAGGCGACCAGCTGAAGACGCGGGTGAAGAAAATTTGCGAGGGCTTCCGTGCCACGCTGTACCCGTGCCCGGAAgcgccgaccgatcggcgcgAGATGGCGATGGGCGTAATGACGCGCATCGAGGACCTGCACACGGTGCTCGGCCAAACGCAGGACCATCGCCaccgggtgctggtggcggcggccaagaaCCTAAAGAACTGGTTCGTGAAGGTGCGCAAAATAAAGGCCATCTACCACACGCTCAATCTGTTCAATCTGGACGTGACGCAAAAGTGTCTGATCGCCGAGTGCTGGGTGCCGCTGCTCGACTTCGAGACGATTCAGATCGCGCTGCGCCGCGGTACCGAGCGGTCCGGGTCGTCCGTGCCGCCCATCCTGAACCGCATGGAAACGTTCGAGGACCCGCCGACGTACAATCGGACGAACAAGTTCACGCACGCGTTTCAGGCGCTGATCAATGCGTACGGGGTGGCCAGCTACCGGGAGATGAATCCGGCCCCGTACACCATCATCacgtttccgtttctgttcGCGGTCATGTTCGGCGACCTGGGCCACGGTGCCATCATGGCCCTGTTCGGCCTGTGGATGGTGCTGAAGGAGAAACCGCTGGCGGCCAAAAAGTCCGACAACGAAATCTGGAACATCTTCTTCGGCGGCCGGTACATCATCTTTCTGATGGGCGCATTTTCGATGTACACCGGGTTCGTGTACAATGACATCTTCTCGAAGTCGCTCAATGTGTTCGGTTCGTCGTGGAGCATCAACTACAACACGTCGACCGTGATGAGCAACAAGGCGCTACAGCTCGACCCGCGGGGAGCCGACTACGCACAGACGCCGTACCCGATCGGGCTGGACCCGGTGTGGCAGGTGGCGCCGCTGAACAAGATCATCTTCCAGAACGCGTACAAGATGAAGATTTCGATCATCTTCGGCGTGATCCACATGCTGTTCGGGGTGTTTGTGGGACTGTTCAACCACCGGTACTTCAAGAACAAGATGGCCATCTACTGCGAGTTCATTCCGCAGGTGATCTTTCTGGTGTTTCTGTTCTTCTACATGACCCTGCTGATGTTCACCAAGTGGGTCAAGTACTCGGCCAACTACGAGGACGTACGCTTCTCGGCCGGCTGCGCCCCCTCCATTCTGATCACGTTCATCAACATGGTGTTGTTCAAGGCACCGGACGAAAGCGAAGGCGACTGCTCGCCGTTTATGTTTGCCGGCCAGCAGGGTTTGCAAAAGTTCCTCGTCGTCATTGCGCTGCTCTGCGTGCCGTGGATGCTGCTCGCCAAGCCGATACTGATCATGCGTGGCCGTAAGGAAGCTGCC CATCAACCGATTGCACCGTACAGTAACGAGAACGGTGACACGGAGGCAGGCGGATTGAACCAGGCGAACAATTCCACCGTGGCGCAAGGTgggcaaccgcaaccgcaacaggGAGGCGGCGCCGGCCACGGACACGACAACGAGGAGATGTCCGAAATCTTTATCCACCAGGGTATCCACACGATCGAGTACGTGCTGGGATCGGTGTCCCATACCGCGTCCTATTTGCGCCTGTGGGCTCTTTCGCTGGCCCATGCCC AGCTGGCCGAAGTGCTGTGGAACATGGTGCTGCAGAATGGGCTGAAGCAGGACGGTTGGATCGGTGGCGTTGCGCTGTGGGCCGTGTTCGCTTTCTGGGGCGTGCTGACCGTCGGAATCTTGGTGCTGATGGAGGGTCTTTCGGCTTTCCTGCACACTCTGCGTTTGCACTG GGTCGAATTCCAGAGCAAGTTCTACGCCGGGTTGGGCTACGCGTTCCAACCGTTCTCGTTCGAGGTCATCCTCGagtccagctccagctcgaCCGAAGACTAA
- the LOC128272044 gene encoding V-type proton ATPase 116 kDa subunit a 1 isoform X6, whose translation MGSLFRSEEMSLCQLFLQSEAAYACVSELGELGLVQFRDLNPDVNAFQRKFVNEVRRCDEMERKLRYLEKEIKKDGIPMLDTGESPEAPQPREMIDLEATFEKLENELREVNQNAEALKRNYLELTELKHILRKTQVFFDEQEGGMHTTESMTRALITDESRTGKAMGPVQLGFVAGVILRERLPAFERMLWRACRGNVFLRQAMIEDPLEDPANGDKVYKSVFIIFFQGDQLKTRVKKICEGFRATLYPCPEAPTDRREMAMGVMTRIEDLHTVLGQTQDHRHRVLVAAAKNLKNWFVKVRKIKAIYHTLNLFNLDVTQKCLIAECWVPLLDFETIQIALRRGTERSGSSVPPILNRMETFEDPPTYNRTNKFTHAFQALINAYGVASYREMNPAPYTIITFPFLFAVMFGDLGHGAIMALFGLWMVLKEKPLAAKKSDNEIWNIFFGGRYIIFLMGAFSMYTGFVYNDIFSKSLNVFGSSWSINYNTSTVMSNKALQLDPRGADYAQTPYPIGLDPVWQVAPLNKIIFQNAYKMKISIIFGVIHMLFGVFVGLFNHRYFKNKMAIYCEFIPQVIFLVFLFFYMTLLMFTKWVKYSANYEDVRFSAGCAPSILITFINMVLFKAPDESEGDCSPFMFAGQQGLQKFLVVIALLCVPWMLLAKPILIMRGRKEAAHQPIAPYSNENGDTEAGGLNQANNSTVAQGGQPQPQQGGGAGHGHDNEEMSEIFIHQGIHTIEYVLGSVSHTASYLRLWALSLAHAQLAEVLWNMVLQNGLKQDGWIGGVALWAVFAFWGVLTVGILVLMEGLSAFLHTLRLHWVEFQSKFYAGLGYAFQPFSFEVILESSSSSTED comes from the exons ATGGGTTCACTTTTCCGCAGCGAGGAGATGTCCCTCTGCCAGCTCTTCCTCCAGAGCGAAGCAGCGTACGCCTGTGTGTCCGAGTTGGGAGAGCTCGGTCTGGTGCAGTTCCGTGAC CTCAATCCCGACGTGAATGCGTTTCAACGCAAGTTTGTCAATGAGGTGCGCCGCTGTGACGAGATGGAACGCAAGTTGCGCTATCTCgagaaagaaatcaaaaaggATGGCATCCCGATGCTGGATACCGGTGAAAGTCCCGAAGCGCCCCAGCCCCGCGAGATGATCGATCTGGAGGCGACCTTCGAGAAGCTGGAAAATGAGTTGCGTGAGGTGAACCAAAACGCGGAAGCCCTCAAGCGAAACTATCTGGAGCTTACCGAGCTGAAGCACATCCTGCGTAAGACTCAAGTCTTTTTTGACGAG CAAGAGGGTGGCATGCATACCACCGAATCGATGACCCGGGCGTTGATAACCGACGAATCACGCACTGGCAAGGCAATGGGTCCTGTTCAGCTTGG TTTTGTGGCCGGTGTAATCCTTCGCGAACGGCTGCCGGCGTTCGAGCGGATGCTTTGGCGTGCCTGCCGCGGTAACGTGTTTCTGCGCCAGGCCATGATCGAGGACCCGCTCGAGGATCCGGCCAAC GGTGACAAGGTGTACAAGTCGGTGTTTATCATCTTCTTCCAAGGCGACCAGCTGAAGACGCGGGTGAAGAAAATTTGCGAGGGCTTCCGTGCCACGCTGTACCCGTGCCCGGAAgcgccgaccgatcggcgcgAGATGGCGATGGGCGTAATGACGCGCATCGAGGACCTGCACACGGTGCTCGGCCAAACGCAGGACCATCGCCaccgggtgctggtggcggcggccaagaaCCTAAAGAACTGGTTCGTGAAGGTGCGCAAAATAAAGGCCATCTACCACACGCTCAATCTGTTCAATCTGGACGTGACGCAAAAGTGTCTGATCGCCGAGTGCTGGGTGCCGCTGCTCGACTTCGAGACGATTCAGATCGCGCTGCGCCGCGGTACCGAGCGGTCCGGGTCGTCCGTGCCGCCCATCCTGAACCGCATGGAAACGTTCGAGGACCCGCCGACGTACAATCGGACGAACAAGTTCACGCACGCGTTTCAGGCGCTGATCAATGCGTACGGGGTGGCCAGCTACCGGGAGATGAATCCGGCCCCGTACACCATCATCacgtttccgtttctgttcGCGGTCATGTTCGGCGACCTGGGCCACGGTGCCATCATGGCCCTGTTCGGCCTGTGGATGGTGCTGAAGGAGAAACCGCTGGCGGCCAAAAAGTCCGACAACGAAATCTGGAACATCTTCTTCGGCGGCCGGTACATCATCTTTCTGATGGGCGCATTTTCGATGTACACCGGGTTCGTGTACAATGACATCTTCTCGAAGTCGCTCAATGTGTTCGGTTCGTCGTGGAGCATCAACTACAACACGTCGACCGTGATGAGCAACAAGGCGCTACAGCTCGACCCGCGGGGAGCCGACTACGCACAGACGCCGTACCCGATCGGGCTGGACCCGGTGTGGCAGGTGGCGCCGCTGAACAAGATCATCTTCCAGAACGCGTACAAGATGAAGATTTCGATCATCTTCGGCGTGATCCACATGCTGTTCGGGGTGTTTGTGGGACTGTTCAACCACCGGTACTTCAAGAACAAGATGGCCATCTACTGCGAGTTCATTCCGCAGGTGATCTTTCTGGTGTTTCTGTTCTTCTACATGACCCTGCTGATGTTCACCAAGTGGGTCAAGTACTCGGCCAACTACGAGGACGTACGCTTCTCGGCCGGCTGCGCCCCCTCCATTCTGATCACGTTCATCAACATGGTGTTGTTCAAGGCACCGGACGAAAGCGAAGGCGACTGCTCGCCGTTTATGTTTGCCGGCCAGCAGGGTTTGCAAAAGTTCCTCGTCGTCATTGCGCTGCTCTGCGTGCCGTGGATGCTGCTCGCCAAGCCGATACTGATCATGCGTGGCCGTAAGGAAGCTGCC CATCAACCGATTGCACCGTACAGTAACGAGAACGGTGACACGGAGGCAGGCGGATTGAACCAGGCGAACAATTCCACCGTGGCGCAAGGTgggcaaccgcaaccgcaacaggGAGGCGGCGCCGGCCACGGACACGACAACGAGGAGATGTCCGAAATCTTTATCCACCAGGGTATCCACACGATCGAGTACGTGCTGGGATCGGTGTCCCATACCGCGTCCTATTTGCGCCTGTGGGCTCTTTCGCTGGCCCATGCCC AGCTGGCCGAAGTGCTGTGGAACATGGTGCTGCAGAATGGGCTGAAGCAGGACGGTTGGATCGGTGGCGTTGCGCTGTGGGCCGTGTTCGCTTTCTGGGGCGTGCTGACCGTCGGAATCTTGGTGCTGATGGAGGGTCTTTCGGCTTTCCTGCACACTCTGCGTTTGCACTG GGTCGAATTCCAGAGCAAGTTCTACGCCGGGTTGGGCTACGCGTTCCAACCGTTCTCGTTCGAGGTCATCCTCGagtccagctccagctcgaCCGAAGACTAA